A segment of the Nasonia vitripennis strain AsymCx chromosome 2, Nvit_psr_1.1, whole genome shotgun sequence genome:
TCGTATACGTGCGTGTTGAACCGATGCGTGAACGACATTTCAAGACCGAGAAAGGCAATCAAAGCCAATAAAACTAGAGATTATTGTTTTACTAGATGCTTTTTAGATAGTTTTTAAACTATCCGTTATTAGTTTTAAAGCCAATTCAACGATTCGACTTGACTCGGtccgaaaaaaaatcaatttcacAAATCTCAGCGCCTGCAAGTAGGCAACGACTCGTGCTTAGAAAATCGGTCAGCATCTCCCATTGTTCTCTTTACGCCCGTAGATACACTCGCTTTCTATACGTATAAATGCACGCGTCTGTAATGCCTACATGTAAAATGCGCAATCTATGGAAGTATtcgttcatttttataaaggAAGCGATAGTTGCAATAAAAATCAATAGTCCAGGTGCTTTGAAACGATCGGTGATAAAACAAAGAGAGTAAAATAATTGAGGATTGGAGCAATAACGCTCTGTACTATAGTATACTCCGAATAACACTTTCCATGAGTAGATTTGTTGTTATCCCATAAAATCCGGTGTAGCCTTTAGGACCACCGAATATTCTCTTTTTGGGAAACTCAATACGCATTTTAAAATAGAGAGACGTGCGCGTAAGAGGATTATACGTTTGCGCAGTGCAGCgagcaaaaaattgaaactaaaaCTATAGATTTTTTACACGTGCAACTTCTTTACtttagttataatatattgtgtGATACATTCGTTCAGCTATTCATTATCACTGTTATCATAAAATTAGCTAAAGCTAAGCCGTAAGTaattgaaggaaaaaaaacagcAAGGATTCCTGTGTGTAGTGTGTGAAGATAAAGcgtattaatttataaaactatgcaattaatgtttatttatttaaaatatataacttACACAAGAAATAAGTTTCGTCAAATAAAATGATTGTATTTACGACGTATAAAACTTCAGTCTGATCGTAACAACGCGGTGTGACACGGGTAATAATAGACTCAATTGACCGAAGTTTgtaaatcaatattttaatatattgttaTGTAACTGTGTAACACAGTCAAAACCACGCATAACTTTACGGAACGATACCGAGACTAGAAGTATACATTAGAGAAAAATTCGCTGGGCTGCAACACACGGAACTAAAGCGAGAAACAAAATCTAACGATGCCACACAAAATCATAACCGAGGTAATAGCCCAGCCTTAACACCACATATCCATTTTGGGTACAGCCTGCTTATATACCTACGAGTAGAAGCTAAAACAAAATCCGTCGCTCGATCGCGTCGAACAAAAGGGAATAAGAAGACATCGCTCAATTGCCGAAATTTAAATCTTACTAAGTCCGGTGTAGTCATTAGGATAGATCGCCTCGACGAGCTCGTCATCCCGAGAAGCGTCCCTCGTCTCGTCCTCGATCTCCTCGGCCTCCGCGAGATTCTGCTTGATCCGATCAAGATAATCGATCGCGGCCTCGAAGCGTTGGTTGTGCAGCGCTTCCAGAGGTGGTTGCGGTTCCAGCATTGACAAGGATCGTTTGCCGTATCGGCTGCCTATGAAAAATTGATCGACTCGCGGCTTGATCTCGAAGAACTTTGGCAACTCCTTCGGGTTCTTATGGCCTTCGCTGCGTCCGTATCTACCCGGTGAGAAGAACGACGATTCCTTCAGACTGTTGCCGGAACTTCGATCCTCGCTGCGGCCGTATCTGGCTGGGGAGAAGGATGAGGAATCCTTGAGGCTGTTGCCGGTACTGCGATCCTCGCTGCGGCCGAATCTGGCTGGGAAAAAGGATGAGGAATCCCTGAGGCTGTTGCCAGTACTGCGATCCTCGCTGCGGCCATATCTGGCTGGGAAAAAGGATGAGGAATCTCTGAGGCTGTTGCCAGTATTGCGATCCTCGCTGCGGCCAAATCTGGCCGACGAGAAAAGCGACGAATCCTTCAGACTGTTGCCAGCACTGCGATCCTCGCTGCGGTCGAATTTGCTGCACAAAGGGATCTGCGACACTGTTGAGGAGAGAtaatgattttaataatttttttctcgattaTATTACGAAGGAAAGGTTCGTAAACATTGTAAATGTGTTAAATATACGAGTCGTTACATTTTAATGCATAAGGGAGACAAAGCACTTTGCTGGACCCTCCAGAAAATGCAGAAATTGCGAGCGTAACTCCCAccgtatattatattattatgtgaCTTGTTTTAAACAATTCCGAGTAGATTATACATTTGTAGTTTTAAGAGCGTATTGTGTATTAtttaagaaatatcaaaataaatgcACAATGATTCGAGAGGTTTGCCTACGCGTGAATTCTTAATGGTTGTATTGAATGAATTGTCACAAAAAGTAGCTTTACTTCATTGGCAAATCCCCCATTTGAAAACCATTTTCaagtgaaaaattaattaaatgatAGAAAATCACTGTCCGACTATAATTACGATTATAATACAAGCTCATTCGCGGTTTATGTCTCTTTGGCAAATCTACCTTTCCATTTCAAGTgtttcaatatttattattctctAAGGTGCACAACTGTTGACAATCAAATATCATCTAGGCATATCACGCAGTACTCTATAGGGTAGAGTATGACACAATTAAAAAACGGTTAGACTGGACATTTTGAATATCCTGGTAACCATGCTTGTAGTTATTTCGATTGCGCAGGGTATACGTGGTCTACTTCGCA
Coding sequences within it:
- the LOC107980750 gene encoding uncharacterized protein LOC107980750; translation: MISSSRKIRRVSDYLKLDKLIVWLWISGIFLTLVSSQDNFYASGRFGKRKYALSMSQIPLCSKFDRSEDRSAGNSLKDSSLFSSARFGRSEDRNTGNSLRDSSSFFPARYGRSEDRSTGNSLRDSSSFFPARFGRSEDRSTGNSLKDSSSFSPARYGRSEDRSSGNSLKESSFFSPGRYGRSEGHKNPKELPKFFEIKPRVDQFFIGSRYGKRSLSMLEPQPPLEALHNQRFEAAIDYLDRIKQNLAEAEEIEDETRDASRDDELVEAIYPNDYTGLSKI